Proteins from a single region of Gossypium arboreum isolate Shixiya-1 chromosome 1, ASM2569848v2, whole genome shotgun sequence:
- the LOC128280391 gene encoding uncharacterized protein LOC128280391: MGHSRRAPGRGAGHTEARHPTLVYVAHHREDSDAPDVITDVGSTHSYVACTVIEKLRISVKNISSGITVLSPLGQSVLVNKFLKDVPLEIQGVVYLADLMELPLGEFNLTLGMDWLVKHRDIRIVKDFPNVFPKELLGLPPEHEVEFGIELLPGTALMSISPYRMAPKELIELKAQIHEILDHQPIVVFIDDIMVYSRTDVEHDEHLQVVLQILREKQLYAKFSKCEFWLRERFSLIATPLTKLLSKDMPFIWTDEQQESFKKLKEVLTEASILIQPEFGKEFTVYSDASHIENGNTVDFGLNNEGVLCFRGRICVPKDIDLRQSILREVHSSSFAMHLGGNKMYKNLREIYWWPGLKREITDFVGKYLTCQQVKAEHQLLSTLLQPVKIPMWKWERVSPWKKLELPSELKRIHNVFHISMLRCYRSDPTHLVPVEEIDIRPDLTFEEEPIQIMD, translated from the exons atgggacATAGTCGtagagcaccgggcagaggtgctggtcatactgaggcgaggcatCCGACACTAGTTTATGTTGCACATCATCGTGAGGACAGCGATGCTCCAGATGTTAtaacgg ATGTAGGATCTACCCATTCCTATGTTGCTTGTACTGTTATTGAGAAATTGCGGATTTCGGTTAAGAATATTTCGAGTGGAATTACTGTTctaagtccattgggacagtcTGTTCTGGTAAATAAGTTTTTGAAAGACGTTCCCCTTGAAATACAGGGAGTTGTCTATTTGGCCGATCTTATGGAGCTGCCTTTAGGGGAATTCAACTTAAcactgggcatggattggctagttAAACATCGG GATATCAGGATTGTTAAGGATTTTCCGAATGTCTTTCCTAAAGAGCTACTAGGGTTACCTCCAGAGCATGAAGTGGAGTTCGGGATTGAGCTCCTTCCTGGTACAGCTCTAATGTCCATctccccttatagaatggcaccaaaagagcttaTAGAGCTTAAGGCCCAAATACATGAGATACTGGATC ATCAGCCTATTgtagtatttatcgatgacataatGGTGTATTCAAGGACTGACGTCGAACATGACGAACATCTCCAAGTAGTTCTGCAAATATTGAGGGAGAAGCaactatatgccaagttcagcaagtgtgaattctggttacgcgAG AGGTTTTCACTAATTGCCACGCCCTTAACTAAGCTGTTGTCTAAGGATATGCCATTTATCTGGACTGATGAGCAGCAAGAGAGCTTTAAAAAGCTCAAGGAAGTTTTGACGGAGGCCTCTATCTTGATTCAACCAGAATTTGGAAAAGAATTTACTgtttacagcgatgcatcacac ATCGAGAATGGTAATACTGTGGATTTTGGGCTAAACAATGAAGGGGTACTTTGTTTTCGAGGCAGGATTTGTGTACCTAAGGATattgatttgaggcagtctatattGCGAGAGGTACATAGTAGCTCTTTTGCTATGCACctaggtggaaataagatgtataaAAATCTCCGTGagatatattggtggccaggtcttaagcgtGAGATTACCGACTTTGTAGGGAAATATTTGACATGCCAACAGGTTAAAGCAGAACATCAGTTGCTTTCTACGTTACTTCAGCCGGTTAAGATTCCGatgtggaagtgggaaaga gtttcgccatggaagaag TTAGAGCTACCTTCTGAGTTGAAACGGATTCACAATGTGTTCCACATCTCTATGTTGAGAtgctaccgctctgatcctacGCATCTTGTACCGGTAGAGGAGATTGACATCAGACCAGATCTGACTTTCGAGGAGGAACCAATCCAGATTATGGATTGA